A section of the Corynebacterium auris genome encodes:
- a CDS encoding DUF3068 domain-containing protein — MLFRLRIIPIFLVGVGVALMVGAGVAPRFLLGDGRLPLDLEETTWTMEDPQGRYGEETVPVTRQLHMEIQGPADEETVGIRVGDTVRAGEDEADFDNLVSAETWSYTLNRITGEPEGEKSLRSVMGLPSTEVEASGNWLKFPADLVKGAYDVFDPALRANVPAEYVGEEEIAGRTVYVFEQTVSPTNLAESYADPRNTKTIVEEGEEPVRAFLFHSASRRISVDQISGFVVGMDEKVDNYYADAAGERLEDGLSYDARMAPERVEAMAGQLDTVFSQRQSWAITIAVIVVGAVLAVAGLVWLGLAVRSEKRAQREEGEVAD; from the coding sequence ATGCTGTTTCGGTTGCGTATTATCCCGATTTTCCTCGTCGGCGTGGGGGTTGCCCTCATGGTCGGCGCGGGCGTCGCGCCTCGCTTCCTCCTGGGGGACGGGCGCCTGCCGCTCGACCTTGAGGAGACGACGTGGACCATGGAGGATCCGCAGGGCCGTTACGGTGAAGAGACGGTCCCGGTGACGCGGCAGCTGCACATGGAGATTCAGGGGCCGGCCGACGAGGAAACGGTGGGCATCCGCGTGGGGGACACCGTGCGGGCCGGGGAGGATGAGGCCGACTTCGACAACCTCGTTTCGGCCGAAACCTGGTCCTACACCTTGAACCGCATCACCGGCGAGCCGGAGGGGGAGAAGTCCCTGCGCTCGGTCATGGGGCTGCCGTCGACCGAGGTCGAGGCCTCGGGCAACTGGTTGAAGTTCCCGGCGGATCTGGTCAAGGGCGCGTACGACGTGTTCGACCCGGCCTTGCGCGCGAACGTCCCCGCTGAATACGTGGGCGAGGAGGAGATCGCTGGGCGCACGGTCTACGTGTTCGAGCAGACCGTCTCCCCGACGAACCTCGCCGAGTCCTACGCGGACCCGCGCAACACCAAGACCATCGTGGAGGAGGGGGAGGAGCCCGTCAGGGCGTTCCTTTTCCACTCTGCGTCGCGGCGCATCAGCGTGGACCAGATCTCCGGCTTCGTCGTGGGTATGGACGAGAAGGTGGACAACTACTACGCGGATGCTGCCGGCGAGCGGCTGGAGGATGGTCTCTCCTACGACGCCCGGATGGCGCCCGAGCGGGTCGAGGCGATGGCCGGACAGCTCGATACCGTATTTTCCCAGCGCCAGTCGTGGGCGATCACGATCGCGGTGATCGTTGTCGGCGCGGTGCTCGCGGTGGCGGGGCTGGTGTGGCTGGGCTTGGCCGTGCGTTCGGAAAAGCGTGCGCAGCGCGAGGAGGGGGAAGTTGCGGATTAA
- a CDS encoding SDR family oxidoreductase: MVQSQKPRKALFVSGGATGIGKETAKKMLARGWVVGCYDIVDVDWGAEVEDLPGTLVTGHLDVRSWEDWEAALADFTAHTGGRLHAFFNNAGVIVDGPLHTQDPDKIQWLVDINAVGATYGARACHPYLKRTRGAVMVSMCSASAFFGQPDVSTYSASKFYVKGLTEALAIEWAKDKIRVHDLMPLWAKSKISDVSARSITTLGVRLVPEDIAKKAEKVFTTKNPYSKKKMHHTVSVPDTVLKVLSDFGPDIAKRYVNKFLVG, from the coding sequence ATGGTTCAGTCACAGAAACCCAGGAAGGCGCTGTTCGTGTCGGGCGGCGCCACCGGCATCGGGAAAGAAACCGCCAAAAAAATGCTCGCGCGCGGGTGGGTTGTCGGGTGCTACGACATCGTCGACGTCGACTGGGGCGCGGAGGTGGAAGACCTGCCGGGCACCCTCGTCACCGGGCACCTCGACGTGCGCTCGTGGGAGGACTGGGAGGCGGCGCTCGCGGACTTCACCGCACACACCGGCGGCAGGCTCCACGCCTTTTTCAACAACGCCGGCGTGATCGTCGACGGGCCGCTGCACACCCAGGACCCGGACAAAATCCAGTGGCTCGTGGACATCAACGCCGTCGGCGCCACCTACGGGGCCAGAGCCTGCCACCCCTACCTCAAGCGCACACGCGGCGCCGTCATGGTCTCCATGTGCTCGGCGTCCGCGTTCTTCGGCCAGCCCGACGTGTCCACGTACTCCGCCTCGAAGTTTTACGTCAAAGGCCTCACCGAGGCGCTCGCCATCGAGTGGGCGAAGGACAAAATCCGGGTGCACGACCTCATGCCGCTGTGGGCCAAGTCGAAGATTTCGGACGTCAGCGCCCGCTCCATCACCACCCTCGGCGTCCGTCTCGTGCCGGAAGACATCGCCAAGAAGGCGGAAAAGGTCTTCACCACAAAGAACCCGTACAGCAAAAAGAAAATGCACCACACCGTCAGCGTCCCCGACACGGTGCTCAAGGTGCTCTCCGATTTCGGCCCCGACATCGCGAAACGCTACGTGAACAAGTTCCTCGTGGGGTAG
- a CDS encoding succinic semialdehyde dehydrogenase — MTHALREQATTEITNPATGEVIATVPEHTKEDTQEAFERARLAQKRWAQTSFRQRRKIFLRFHNLVLDNREKLMDTIQDENGKSRLSALEELLDVALTSRHYGYKGAKLLKPRRRKPVVPLLTSTWEQRAPKGVVGMIAPFNYPLSLSVCDALAAIFAGNAVVLKPDSQTPLSALAGLELLERAGLPRDVFQVVPGRGSEVGQAIVEECDYLMFTGSTATGEKLAQQAAARLIDYSMELGGKNAMIVAHDADVKRTVDGAWIACFGNSGQLCISIERLYVHRDVADEFIPAFVSKVQGLRVGAGHDWDIDMGSLISVEHADAVERFVNDAVDKGATVLTGGRRLPELGEAFFAPTVLTDVPAEAELYRSEVFGPVVYIEVVDSDEEAIARANDTEYGLNASVWAHPKTGRRIAAQLETGTVNINEGYAPAWSAIDAPMGGWKKSGVGRRHGDGGLTKYTEQRNVTQTRLITLMDNVVPRPTWASTMATALKLGRDILR; from the coding sequence ATGACTCACGCGCTTCGCGAGCAAGCCACGACCGAGATCACCAACCCGGCAACCGGAGAGGTCATCGCCACTGTGCCTGAGCACACCAAGGAGGATACCCAGGAGGCCTTCGAGCGCGCCCGCCTGGCGCAGAAGCGCTGGGCGCAGACCAGCTTCCGGCAGCGGCGCAAAATCTTTCTGCGCTTCCACAACCTCGTGCTGGATAACCGCGAGAAGCTGATGGACACGATCCAGGACGAGAACGGCAAAAGCAGGCTATCGGCACTCGAGGAGCTTCTCGATGTCGCCTTGACCTCCCGCCACTACGGCTACAAGGGGGCGAAGCTGCTGAAGCCGCGTCGGCGCAAGCCCGTGGTTCCGCTATTGACCAGCACCTGGGAGCAGCGCGCCCCGAAGGGCGTGGTGGGCATGATCGCCCCCTTCAACTACCCGCTGTCCTTGTCCGTGTGCGACGCTCTCGCCGCGATTTTCGCGGGCAACGCCGTGGTGCTCAAGCCGGACTCCCAGACCCCGTTGTCCGCCCTGGCCGGCCTGGAGCTGCTTGAGCGGGCGGGCCTGCCGCGCGACGTGTTCCAGGTGGTCCCGGGCCGCGGCTCGGAGGTCGGCCAGGCGATCGTCGAGGAGTGCGACTACCTCATGTTCACCGGCTCGACGGCGACGGGGGAGAAGCTCGCCCAGCAGGCCGCGGCGCGGCTCATCGATTACTCGATGGAGCTGGGCGGCAAGAACGCCATGATTGTCGCGCACGACGCGGACGTGAAGCGCACCGTCGACGGCGCGTGGATCGCCTGTTTCGGCAACTCCGGCCAGTTGTGCATCTCCATCGAGCGGCTCTACGTGCACCGCGATGTGGCCGACGAGTTCATCCCCGCCTTCGTGTCCAAGGTGCAGGGGCTGCGGGTGGGGGCCGGCCACGACTGGGACATCGACATGGGCAGCCTCATCTCGGTGGAGCACGCGGACGCTGTGGAGCGCTTCGTCAACGACGCGGTGGACAAAGGCGCGACGGTGCTCACCGGGGGGCGGCGGCTGCCGGAGCTCGGCGAGGCCTTCTTCGCCCCGACGGTGCTGACGGACGTCCCGGCCGAGGCGGAGCTCTACCGCTCGGAGGTGTTTGGCCCGGTGGTCTACATCGAGGTCGTCGACTCCGACGAGGAGGCCATCGCGCGTGCCAACGACACCGAGTACGGCTTGAACGCCTCGGTATGGGCGCACCCGAAGACCGGGCGCCGGATCGCCGCGCAGCTCGAGACGGGGACCGTGAACATCAACGAGGGCTACGCGCCCGCGTGGTCGGCTATCGACGCCCCCATGGGCGGCTGGAAGAAGTCGGGCGTGGGCAGGCGTCACGGCGACGGCGGGCTGACGAAGTACACCGAGCAGCGCAACGTCACGCAGACCCGCCTGATCACGCTGATGGACAACGTCGTGCCGCGCCCCACGTGGGCGTCGACGATGGCGACGGCACTTAAGCTCGGCCGCGACATCCTGCGCTAG
- the rplA gene encoding 50S ribosomal protein L1, with amino-acid sequence MAKKSKRYEEMAAKVDRNALYHPLDAVALAKETSSDKYDATIDVAIRLSVDPRKADQLVRGTVSLPNGTGKSVRVAVFAEGEKATQAEEAGAEIVGTDVLIEQINNGQLDFDVAIATPDQMAKVGRVARVLGPRGLMPNPKTGTVTPDVAKAIQDVKGGKISFRVDKAANLHALIGKASFSAEQLAENYGALLDEVLRLKPSSAKGVYLKKISVSATQGPGVPVDPNVQKAYATKA; translated from the coding sequence ATGGCTAAGAAGTCCAAGCGCTACGAGGAGATGGCGGCCAAGGTCGACCGCAACGCGCTCTACCACCCGCTCGACGCCGTCGCGCTGGCGAAGGAGACCTCCTCCGACAAGTACGACGCCACCATCGACGTCGCCATCCGCCTCTCCGTCGACCCCCGCAAGGCCGACCAGCTGGTCCGCGGCACCGTCTCCCTGCCCAACGGCACGGGTAAGTCGGTCCGTGTCGCCGTCTTCGCCGAGGGCGAGAAGGCCACCCAGGCCGAGGAGGCCGGCGCTGAGATCGTCGGCACCGACGTGCTCATCGAACAGATCAACAACGGCCAGCTCGACTTCGATGTCGCCATCGCGACGCCGGACCAGATGGCCAAGGTGGGCCGCGTCGCCCGCGTCCTCGGCCCGCGCGGCCTCATGCCGAACCCGAAGACCGGCACGGTCACCCCGGACGTCGCCAAGGCGATCCAGGACGTCAAGGGCGGCAAGATCTCCTTCCGCGTGGATAAGGCCGCGAACCTGCACGCGCTGATCGGCAAGGCCTCCTTCAGCGCCGAGCAGCTTGCCGAGAACTACGGCGCGCTTCTCGACGAAGTCCTGCGCCTCAAGCCCTCCTCCGCGAAGGGCGTCTACCTGAAGAAGATCTCCGTCTCCGCCACCCAGGGCCCGGGCGTCCCGGTCGACCCGAACGTGCAGAAGGCCTACGCCACGAAGGCGTAG
- the rplK gene encoding 50S ribosomal protein L11: protein MAKKKVTGLIKLQIEAGMANPAPPVGPALGAHGVNIVEFTKAYNAATESMRGNIIPVEITVYEDRSFDFILKSPPAAKLLLKAAGLQKGSGVPHTQKVGTVTWEQCKEIAETKKADLNARDIEAGAAIIAGTARSMGIDVTK, encoded by the coding sequence ATGGCAAAGAAGAAGGTCACCGGCCTGATCAAGCTGCAGATCGAGGCCGGCATGGCAAACCCGGCCCCGCCGGTCGGTCCGGCCCTGGGTGCCCACGGCGTCAACATCGTCGAGTTCACCAAGGCGTACAACGCCGCCACCGAATCCATGCGCGGCAACATCATCCCGGTCGAGATCACCGTCTACGAGGACCGCTCCTTCGACTTCATCCTGAAGTCCCCGCCGGCCGCGAAGCTGCTGCTCAAGGCGGCCGGCCTGCAGAAGGGCTCCGGCGTGCCGCACACCCAGAAGGTCGGCACCGTCACCTGGGAGCAGTGCAAGGAGATCGCCGAGACCAAGAAGGCTGACCTCAACGCCCGCGACATCGAGGCCGGCGCCGCGATCATCGCCGGCACCGCCCGCTCCATGGGCATCGACGTGACCAAGTAA
- the rplJ gene encoding 50S ribosomal protein L10, producing the protein MANPKNIAELEALKGKFKDASSVVLTEYRGLTVGQLQELRGELGFDVEYHVAKNTLVKIAANENGIEGLDDLLTGPTAIAFIKGEAVDAAKVMKKFNKDHDAFVIKGGYMDGSVLDASQVDAIAEMDNRETTLAKIAGAFQGSLAKAAGLFQAPASKTARLVAALQDKQDEAA; encoded by the coding sequence ATGGCTAACCCGAAGAACATTGCGGAGCTTGAGGCCCTGAAGGGCAAGTTCAAGGACGCGAGCTCCGTTGTTCTCACCGAGTACCGTGGCCTGACCGTTGGTCAGCTGCAGGAGCTGCGCGGTGAGCTGGGCTTTGATGTCGAATACCACGTCGCCAAGAACACCCTCGTCAAGATCGCCGCGAACGAGAACGGCATTGAGGGTCTCGACGATCTCCTGACCGGACCCACCGCTATCGCCTTCATCAAGGGCGAGGCCGTGGACGCCGCGAAGGTGATGAAGAAGTTCAACAAGGACCACGACGCGTTCGTGATCAAGGGCGGCTACATGGACGGCAGCGTCCTGGACGCCTCCCAGGTTGACGCCATCGCCGAGATGGATAACCGCGAGACCACCCTTGCGAAGATCGCCGGTGCTTTCCAGGGTTCCTTGGCAAAGGCTGCTGGCCTGTTCCAGGCTCCAGCATCCAAGACCGCCCGCCTTGTCGCTGCGCTGCAGGACAAGCAGGACGAAGCCGCGTAA
- the secE gene encoding preprotein translocase subunit SecE yields the protein MTDPNAQNAARPTGKRQLHGASPVSAQSYEDKRTERREPEGEDSPGGGVTKFPAEVAGEMRKVIWPTGSQMVSYTLIVFAFLIVLTALVWSVDWATSWVVEQAFVR from the coding sequence GTGACAGACCCCAACGCACAGAACGCGGCGCGGCCCACCGGCAAGCGCCAGCTTCACGGCGCCTCTCCTGTTTCCGCGCAGTCCTACGAGGACAAGCGCACCGAGCGCCGCGAGCCCGAGGGGGAGGATTCCCCCGGCGGCGGCGTGACCAAGTTCCCCGCCGAGGTTGCCGGCGAGATGCGTAAGGTCATCTGGCCCACCGGGAGCCAGATGGTGAGCTACACGCTCATCGTGTTCGCCTTCCTCATTGTCCTTACCGCGCTCGTGTGGTCCGTGGACTGGGCCACGAGCTGGGTAGTTGAGCAAGCCTTCGTCCGTTAG
- the rplL gene encoding 50S ribosomal protein L7/L12, producing the protein MAKLSKDELIEQFKEMTLIELSEFLKEFEEVFDVTAAAPVAVAAAGAPAGGEAAAEEEKDEFDVVLESAGDKKIGVIKVVRELVPGLGLKDAKEMVESAPKAILEGANKEDAEAAKTKLEEAGAQVTLK; encoded by the coding sequence ATGGCTAAGCTGTCCAAGGACGAGCTCATTGAGCAGTTCAAGGAAATGACCCTCATCGAGCTCTCCGAGTTCCTGAAGGAGTTCGAGGAGGTCTTCGACGTCACCGCCGCCGCTCCGGTTGCTGTCGCTGCTGCCGGTGCCCCGGCTGGCGGCGAGGCCGCTGCTGAGGAGGAGAAGGACGAGTTCGACGTCGTTCTCGAGTCCGCCGGCGACAAGAAGATCGGCGTGATCAAGGTCGTCCGCGAGCTCGTTCCGGGTCTCGGCCTGAAGGACGCCAAGGAGATGGTGGAGAGCGCTCCGAAGGCGATCCTCGAGGGCGCCAACAAGGAGGACGCCGAGGCCGCCAAGACCAAGCTCGAGGAGGCCGGCGCGCAGGTTACCCTCAAGTAA
- the nusG gene encoding transcription termination/antitermination protein NusG: MAEDTTKAENTKVENNETEMVGEGAPVQPETDPEAKEAEEAEDSEDSEESEEAEGAAEPAGEAEQEMVSEGAPVEPAEPGDVSVAEAEQALGGEPAESEDSEYRRRLREYTRELKKLPGEWYIIQSYSGYENKVKTNLDMRIQTLEVEDSIFDVVVPIEQAIELKDGKRKLVKRKLLPGYVLVRMDMNDAAWSVVRETPGVTSFVGNEGNATPVKHRDVAKFLMPKETPAEGQPSVANAEGETVVAMPEEEVAPVPAHDYKVGEAVTILSGALASVSATISEIDPATGKIQALVSIFGRETPVELTADQIERII, translated from the coding sequence ATGGCTGAAGACACCACCAAGGCCGAGAACACCAAGGTCGAGAACAACGAAACCGAAATGGTCGGCGAGGGTGCACCAGTCCAGCCGGAGACCGACCCGGAGGCCAAGGAAGCGGAGGAGGCCGAGGATTCAGAGGATTCCGAGGAGTCTGAGGAGGCCGAGGGAGCTGCCGAGCCCGCCGGTGAGGCGGAGCAGGAGATGGTTTCCGAAGGCGCGCCCGTCGAGCCCGCTGAGCCCGGCGACGTGTCTGTAGCGGAGGCGGAGCAGGCCCTCGGTGGCGAGCCCGCGGAGAGCGAGGACAGCGAGTACCGGCGCCGCCTGCGCGAATACACCCGCGAGCTGAAGAAGCTGCCGGGCGAGTGGTACATCATCCAGTCCTACTCGGGCTACGAAAACAAGGTGAAGACGAACCTGGACATGCGCATCCAGACCCTCGAGGTGGAGGACTCCATCTTCGACGTCGTCGTCCCCATCGAGCAGGCGATCGAGCTCAAGGACGGCAAGCGCAAGCTGGTGAAGCGCAAGCTTCTGCCCGGCTACGTGCTCGTGCGCATGGACATGAACGACGCCGCCTGGTCGGTCGTCCGCGAAACCCCGGGCGTGACCTCGTTCGTGGGCAACGAGGGCAACGCCACCCCGGTGAAGCACCGCGACGTGGCCAAGTTCCTGATGCCGAAGGAGACCCCCGCGGAGGGGCAGCCCAGCGTGGCCAACGCCGAGGGCGAAACGGTGGTGGCCATGCCGGAGGAGGAGGTCGCACCGGTTCCGGCGCACGACTACAAGGTCGGCGAGGCCGTCACCATCCTCTCCGGCGCGCTCGCCTCCGTGTCCGCGACCATCTCGGAGATCGACCCGGCTACCGGGAAGATCCAGGCTCTCGTGTCCATCTTCGGCCGCGAGACCCCGGTGGAGCTCACCGCGGACCAGATCGAGCGCATCATCTAG
- the rpoB gene encoding DNA-directed RNA polymerase subunit beta: MLEGPNLAVSHQTMSMATTPGAPQRYSFAKISEPITVPGLLDVQRESFAWLVGTPEWREREQAARGEGVRVTSGLEDILEELSPIQDYSGNMSLSLSEPRFEDVKYTIDECKDKDINYSAPLYVTAEFINNDTQEIKSQTVFIGDFPLMTDKGTFIVNGTERVVVSQLVRSPGVYFDETIDKSTERPLHSVKVIPSRGAWLEFDVDKRDTVGVRIDRKRRQPVTVLLKALGWTAEQITERFGFSEIMMSTLESDGVANTDEALLEIYRKQRPGEQPTRDLAQSLLENAFFRAKRYDLARVGRYKVNRKLGLGGDHDGLMTLTEEDIATTLEYLVRLHAGETEMTSPNGAVVRINTDDIDHFGNRRLRTVGELIQNQVRVGLSRMERVVRERMTTQDAESITPTSLINVRPVSAAIREFFGTSQLSQFMDQNNSLSGLTHKRRLSALGPGGLSRERAGIEVRDVHPSHYGRMCPIETPEGPNIGLIGALASYARVNAFGFIETPYQKVEDGRLTDQIDYLTADEEDRYAIAQAATPMNAERELIAERIEVRLKDGDIGVVGPQGVDYLDISPRQMVSVATAMIPFLEHDDANRALMGANMQKQAVPLLRSEAPYVATGMEQRAAYDAGDTVITRKSGAVTNVTGDFITIMDDEGIQDTYMLRTFERTNQGTCYNQVPIVSQGERVEAGQVIADGPGTKNGEMSLGRNLLVAFMPWEGHNYEDAIILNQRVVEEDILTSVHIEEHEIDARDTKLGAEEITREIPNVSEDVLKDLDERGIIRIGADVRDGDILVGKVTPKGETELTPEERLLRAIFGEKAREVRDTSLKVPHGETGKVIAVRRFSREDDDDLNPGVNEMIRVYVAQKRKIQDGDKMAGRHGNKGVVGKILPQEDMPFMEDGTPVDIILNTHGVPRRMNIGQVLEVHLGWLAKAGWTVNPDDPANAELLETLPEHLYDVPAESLTATPVFDGATNEEIAGLLANTKPNRDGDVMVNGDGKARLFDGRSGEPFKYPVSVGYMYMLKLHHLVDEKIHARSTGPYSMITQQPLGGKAQFGGQRFGEMEVWAMQAYGAAYTLQELLTIKSDDVVGRVKVYEAIVKGDNIPDPGIPESFKVLLKELQSLCLNVEVLSTDGVPMELSGDDDDFDQAGSSLGINLSRDESSAADTA, encoded by the coding sequence GTGCTGGAAGGACCCAACTTGGCAGTCTCCCACCAGACCATGTCAATGGCCACTACCCCCGGAGCTCCGCAGCGTTACTCCTTTGCGAAGATCTCTGAGCCGATCACGGTTCCGGGGCTTCTTGATGTTCAGCGTGAATCTTTCGCTTGGCTCGTGGGCACGCCGGAGTGGCGTGAGCGCGAGCAGGCCGCGCGCGGCGAGGGCGTCCGCGTCACCAGCGGCCTGGAGGATATCCTCGAGGAGCTCTCCCCGATCCAGGACTACTCGGGCAACATGAGCCTGTCTCTGTCCGAGCCGCGCTTCGAGGACGTCAAGTACACCATCGACGAGTGCAAAGACAAGGACATCAACTACTCCGCGCCGCTCTACGTGACGGCGGAGTTCATTAACAACGACACCCAGGAGATCAAGTCCCAGACCGTCTTTATCGGTGACTTCCCGCTGATGACGGACAAGGGTACGTTCATCGTCAACGGCACGGAGCGCGTCGTGGTCTCGCAGCTCGTGCGCTCGCCGGGTGTGTACTTCGACGAGACCATCGATAAGTCCACCGAACGCCCGCTGCACTCCGTGAAGGTGATCCCCTCGCGTGGTGCGTGGCTGGAGTTTGACGTCGACAAGCGCGACACCGTCGGCGTGCGCATCGACCGCAAGCGCCGCCAGCCGGTCACCGTCCTGCTGAAGGCTCTGGGGTGGACCGCGGAGCAGATCACGGAGCGCTTCGGCTTCTCCGAGATCATGATGTCCACGCTCGAGTCCGACGGCGTGGCCAACACCGACGAGGCGCTGCTGGAGATCTACCGCAAGCAGCGCCCGGGCGAGCAGCCGACGCGCGACCTCGCGCAGTCCCTGCTGGAAAACGCCTTCTTCCGCGCGAAGCGCTACGACCTCGCCCGCGTGGGCCGCTACAAGGTCAACCGCAAGCTGGGCCTCGGCGGCGACCACGACGGTCTGATGACGCTGACCGAAGAGGACATCGCCACCACCCTCGAGTACCTCGTGCGCCTGCACGCGGGCGAGACCGAGATGACCTCCCCGAACGGCGCCGTCGTGCGGATCAACACCGACGACATCGACCACTTCGGCAACCGCCGCCTGCGCACCGTCGGTGAGCTGATCCAGAACCAGGTCCGCGTCGGCCTGTCGCGCATGGAGCGCGTCGTCCGCGAGCGCATGACCACGCAAGACGCCGAATCCATCACCCCGACCTCGCTGATCAACGTGCGCCCGGTCTCGGCCGCCATCCGCGAGTTCTTCGGCACCTCCCAGCTGTCTCAGTTCATGGACCAGAACAACTCGCTGTCCGGCCTGACCCACAAGCGCCGCCTGTCGGCGCTGGGTCCGGGCGGCCTGTCGCGCGAGCGCGCCGGCATCGAGGTGCGCGACGTGCACCCCTCGCACTACGGCCGCATGTGCCCGATTGAGACGCCGGAAGGCCCGAACATCGGCCTGATTGGCGCGCTCGCCTCCTACGCGCGCGTCAACGCCTTCGGTTTCATCGAGACGCCCTACCAGAAGGTCGAGGACGGCCGGCTCACCGACCAGATCGACTACCTCACCGCCGACGAGGAGGACCGCTACGCCATCGCGCAGGCGGCCACCCCGATGAACGCCGAGCGCGAGCTCATCGCCGAGCGCATCGAGGTCCGCCTCAAGGACGGCGACATCGGCGTCGTCGGCCCGCAGGGCGTGGATTACCTGGACATCTCCCCGCGCCAGATGGTCTCCGTGGCCACCGCGATGATCCCCTTCCTCGAGCACGACGACGCGAACCGCGCGCTCATGGGCGCGAACATGCAGAAGCAGGCCGTGCCGCTGCTGCGCTCGGAGGCCCCCTACGTGGCCACCGGCATGGAGCAGCGCGCCGCCTACGACGCGGGCGACACCGTGATCACCCGCAAGTCCGGAGCCGTCACCAACGTCACCGGTGACTTCATCACCATCATGGACGACGAGGGCATCCAGGACACCTACATGCTGCGCACCTTCGAGCGCACCAACCAGGGCACCTGCTACAACCAGGTCCCCATCGTCTCCCAGGGCGAGCGCGTCGAGGCTGGCCAGGTCATCGCCGACGGCCCCGGCACGAAGAACGGCGAGATGTCGCTCGGGCGCAACCTCCTGGTCGCGTTCATGCCGTGGGAGGGCCACAACTACGAGGACGCCATCATCCTCAACCAGCGCGTGGTGGAGGAGGACATCCTCACCTCCGTGCACATCGAGGAGCACGAGATCGACGCCCGCGACACCAAGCTCGGCGCCGAGGAGATCACCCGGGAGATCCCGAACGTCTCCGAGGACGTGCTCAAGGACCTCGACGAGCGCGGCATCATCCGCATCGGTGCCGACGTGCGCGACGGCGACATCCTCGTGGGCAAGGTCACCCCGAAGGGCGAGACCGAGCTCACCCCGGAGGAGCGCCTGCTGCGCGCCATCTTCGGCGAGAAGGCCCGCGAGGTCCGCGACACCTCCCTGAAGGTGCCGCACGGCGAGACCGGCAAGGTCATCGCGGTGCGCCGCTTCTCCCGCGAGGACGACGACGACCTGAACCCGGGCGTGAACGAGATGATCCGCGTCTACGTGGCCCAGAAGCGCAAGATCCAGGACGGCGACAAGATGGCCGGCCGCCACGGCAACAAGGGCGTCGTGGGCAAGATCCTGCCGCAGGAGGACATGCCGTTCATGGAGGACGGCACGCCCGTGGACATCATCCTCAACACCCACGGTGTGCCGCGCCGTATGAACATCGGCCAGGTGCTCGAGGTCCACCTCGGCTGGCTGGCAAAGGCCGGCTGGACGGTCAACCCGGACGACCCGGCCAACGCGGAGCTGCTGGAGACTCTGCCGGAGCACCTCTACGACGTGCCGGCCGAGTCGCTCACCGCGACCCCGGTGTTCGACGGCGCGACCAACGAGGAGATCGCGGGCCTGCTCGCCAACACGAAGCCGAACCGCGACGGCGACGTCATGGTCAACGGCGACGGCAAGGCACGGCTTTTCGACGGCCGCTCCGGCGAGCCCTTCAAGTACCCGGTGTCGGTGGGCTACATGTACATGCTCAAGCTGCACCACCTGGTCGACGAGAAGATCCACGCCCGCTCCACCGGCCCCTACTCGATGATTACGCAGCAGCCGCTCGGCGGTAAGGCCCAGTTCGGCGGCCAGCGCTTCGGCGAGATGGAGGTGTGGGCGATGCAGGCGTACGGCGCCGCTTACACCCTCCAGGAGCTGCTCACCATCAAGTCGGACGACGTGGTCGGCCGCGTGAAGGTCTACGAGGCGATTGTCAAGGGCGACAACATCCCGGACCCGGGTATCCCCGAGTCCTTCAAGGTGCTGCTCAAGGAGCTGCAGTCGCTCTGCCTGAACGTGGAGGTCCTCTCCACCGACGGCGTGCCCATGGAACTGTCGGGCGATGACGACGACTTCGACCAGGCCGGCTCCTCGCTGGGCATCAACCTCTCGCGCGACGAGAGCTCGGCAGCGGATACTGCCTAA